A genomic region of Staphylococcus roterodami contains the following coding sequences:
- a CDS encoding type I toxin-antitoxin system Fst family toxin, giving the protein MFNLLIDIMTSAISGCLVAFFAHWLRTRNYKKGDK; this is encoded by the coding sequence ATGTTCAATTTATTAATTGACATCATGACTTCAGCTATAAGCGGCTGTCTTGTTGCGTTTTTTGCACATTGGTTACGAACGCGCAACTATAAAAAAGGTGACAAATAA
- the hlgB gene encoding bi-component gamma-hemolysin HlgAB/HlgCB subunit B, with protein MKMNKLVKSSVATSMALLLLSNTANAEGKITPVSVKKVDDKVTLYKTTATADSDKFKISQILTFNFIKDKSYDKDTLVLKAAGNINSGYEKPNPKDYDFSKLYWGAKYNVSISSQSNDSVNVVDYAPKNQNEEFQVQNTLGYTFGGDISISNGLSGGLNGNTAFSETINYKQESYRTTLSHNTNYKNVGWGVEAHKIMNNGWGPYGRDSFHPTYGNELFLAGRQSSSYAGQNFIAQHQMPLLSRSNFNPEFLSVLSHKQNGAKKSKITVTYQREMDLYQIRWNGFYWAGANYKNFKTRTFKSTYEIDWENHKVKLLDTKETEINK; from the coding sequence ATGAAAATGAATAAATTAGTCAAATCATCCGTTGCTACGTCTATGGCATTATTATTGCTTTCTAATACTGCTAATGCTGAAGGCAAAATCACACCAGTAAGCGTCAAAAAAGTCGATGACAAAGTTACTCTATACAAAACAACAGCCACAGCAGATTCTGATAAATTTAAAATTTCACAGATTTTAACATTCAATTTCATCAAAGATAAAAGTTATGATAAAGATACTTTAGTGCTTAAAGCTGCAGGTAATATTAACTCAGGTTATGAAAAACCTAACCCTAAAGACTATGATTTTTCAAAATTATATTGGGGTGCAAAATATAATGTATCAATTAGTTCACAATCTAACGATTCAGTAAACGTCGTTGATTATGCACCTAAAAATCAAAATGAAGAGTTTCAAGTCCAAAATACTTTAGGTTACACATTCGGTGGAGACATTAGTATCTCTAATGGCTTATCTGGTGGACTTAACGGAAACACTGCGTTTTCAGAAACAATTAATTATAAACAAGAAAGCTATAGAACAACATTAAGCCACAACACAAATTATAAAAATGTTGGCTGGGGTGTTGAAGCACATAAAATTATGAATAATGGTTGGGGACCTTATGGACGAGATAGTTTCCATCCAACATATGGCAATGAACTCTTCTTGGCTGGTAGACAAAGCAGTTCATACGCAGGCCAAAACTTCATTGCGCAACATCAAATGCCATTATTATCAAGAAGTAACTTTAATCCGGAATTTTTAAGTGTATTGTCACATAAACAAAATGGCGCTAAAAAATCTAAAATCACCGTAACATATCAGCGTGAAATGGACTTATACCAAATTCGTTGGAATGGCTTCTACTGGGCAGGCGCGAATTATAAAAACTTTAAAACAAGAACATTTAAATCAACATATGAAATTGATTGGGAAAATCACAAAGTGAAATTGTTAGATACAAAAGAAACTGAAATCAATAAATAG
- a CDS encoding QueT transporter family protein: protein MTSKDMTQISAIAAILTILAVLKIPSILPGLDFQLSAPVALLILAFFGIKKYFLGGLLSSIILLILGVFNPINVMISLTFRLIAIFVVYLLKINVLSLVLASVLGSLLSRLLLSIILNLPVWAVLLNAIPGIIFTIILAIPLYLALRKRMAVLLR, encoded by the coding sequence ATGACATCAAAAGATATGACGCAAATAAGTGCGATTGCAGCGATATTAACGATTTTAGCAGTTTTGAAAATACCTTCTATTTTACCGGGACTAGATTTTCAATTATCTGCACCAGTAGCATTATTGATACTAGCTTTCTTTGGAATTAAAAAATATTTTTTAGGTGGATTGTTATCTAGTATCATTTTGCTTATACTCGGCGTATTTAATCCAATCAATGTGATGATATCTTTAACTTTTAGATTAATTGCAATATTTGTAGTTTATTTATTGAAAATAAATGTACTTTCGTTAGTTTTAGCAAGTGTTTTGGGAAGTTTATTATCTAGATTATTGTTATCGATCATTTTAAATTTACCTGTATGGGCGGTATTGCTAAACGCGATTCCAGGAATTATATTTACAATTATATTGGCAATTCCATTGTATTTAGCTTTAAGAAAAAGAATGGCAGTCTTATTAAGATAA
- the gtxA gene encoding flippase GtxA: protein MKLTQTHAEILKFVIVGGINTLNYYVVYLLLLKLFRIEYMISHITGFIVAFVISYYLNCYFVYRVKPTWRKFISFPITQLVNVSLQTVLLYVFVSWLNLPAEIAPFAGLVITIPITFVLSKWILKDSN, encoded by the coding sequence ATGAAACTAACACAAACGCATGCTGAAATTTTAAAATTTGTCATTGTTGGCGGCATTAATACGTTGAATTATTATGTTGTCTATTTATTGCTGTTAAAATTATTTCGCATTGAATATATGATTAGTCATATTACCGGATTTATAGTCGCTTTTGTGATTTCTTATTATTTGAATTGTTATTTTGTCTACAGAGTAAAACCTACTTGGAGAAAATTCATTAGTTTTCCAATTACGCAGCTTGTCAACGTAAGCTTACAAACAGTTTTATTATATGTTTTTGTATCCTGGCTAAATTTGCCAGCGGAAATTGCGCCATTTGCAGGTTTAGTGATTACGATACCCATCACATTTGTATTATCTAAATGGATTTTAAAAGATAGTAATTAA
- the bioA gene encoding adenosylmethionine--8-amino-7-oxononanoate transaminase, with protein sequence MNYTQQLKQKDSEYVWHPFTQMGVYSKEEAIIIEKGKGSYLYDTNGNKYLDGYASLWVNVHGHNNKYLNKVIKKQLNKIAHSTLLGSSNIPSIELAEKLVEITPSKLRKVFYSDTGSASVEIAIKMAYQYWKNIDREKHAKKNKFITLNHGYHGDTIGAVSVGGIKTFHKIFKDLIFENIQVESPSLYRSNYETEDEMMAAILQNIEQILIERNDEIAGFILEPLIQGATGLFVHPKGFLKEVEKLCNKYNILLICDEVAVGFGRTGEMFACNHEDVQPDIMCLGKAITGGYLPLAATLTSQKIYDEFLSDSHGVNTFFHGHTYTGNQIVCTVALENINLYEKLNLLSQIKKTSSTLEKQLYALKSHPNIGDVRGRGLMFGVELVADKDSKAPLEIEKVERIVRNCKENGLMIRNLENVITFVPVLSMSNKEVKTMVRIFKKAVHNILDRKC encoded by the coding sequence ATGAATTACACACAACAACTTAAACAAAAAGACTCAGAATATGTTTGGCATCCATTTACACAAATGGGTGTATATAGCAAAGAAGAAGCAATCATCATTGAAAAAGGAAAGGGTAGTTACCTTTACGATACGAATGGCAATAAATATTTAGATGGTTATGCATCGTTGTGGGTCAATGTGCATGGTCATAATAACAAATACTTGAATAAGGTAATTAAAAAGCAACTCAATAAAATTGCCCATTCTACGCTGCTAGGATCATCAAATATTCCGTCAATAGAACTTGCGGAAAAATTAGTCGAAATCACACCAAGCAAACTAAGAAAAGTTTTTTATTCCGATACAGGTAGTGCGTCTGTTGAAATCGCAATAAAGATGGCATATCAGTATTGGAAAAATATTGATCGAGAAAAACATGCCAAGAAAAACAAGTTTATAACGCTAAATCACGGTTATCATGGCGATACGATTGGTGCGGTAAGTGTTGGTGGTATCAAGACTTTTCATAAAATATTTAAAGACTTAATATTTGAAAATATTCAAGTAGAGAGTCCGTCATTATATCGAAGTAATTATGAAACAGAAGATGAAATGATGGCAGCTATTTTACAGAATATCGAGCAAATATTAATTGAAAGAAATGATGAAATCGCAGGGTTTATTTTAGAACCATTAATTCAAGGTGCGACAGGCTTATTTGTCCATCCTAAAGGCTTTTTGAAAGAAGTCGAGAAATTGTGCAACAAATATAATATCTTATTAATTTGTGACGAAGTAGCTGTTGGCTTTGGCAGAACCGGGGAGATGTTTGCTTGTAATCACGAAGATGTACAGCCGGATATTATGTGCTTAGGCAAAGCGATTACAGGTGGATACTTACCACTTGCGGCAACACTAACATCTCAAAAAATATATGATGAATTTTTAAGTGATTCGCACGGTGTGAATACCTTTTTCCATGGTCATACATATACGGGAAATCAAATTGTATGTACGGTAGCTTTAGAAAATATAAATCTGTATGAAAAACTTAATTTATTGTCTCAAATTAAAAAAACGTCATCAACGTTGGAGAAGCAGTTATATGCGCTGAAGAGTCATCCAAATATCGGTGATGTCAGAGGACGGGGATTAATGTTTGGCGTTGAGCTCGTTGCAGATAAAGATAGTAAGGCGCCATTAGAAATTGAAAAAGTTGAACGTATTGTCCGTAATTGTAAAGAAAATGGGCTAATGATTAGAAATTTAGAAAATGTCATTACGTTTGTGCCAGTGTTAAGTATGTCAAATAAAGAAGTGAAAACGATGGTACGTATTTTTAAAAAGGCAGTACATAACATATTAGATAGGAAGTGTTAA
- the bioD gene encoding dethiobiotin synthase: MRIFITSTNTDVGKTYVTKHLYHAMKTRGHRVCIFKPFQTEELPDGTFPDLEVFKNECDLSYDITSLYTFKQPVSPHLAFKMADQIFLNKQRVLDKVKVLDKEFDIVLIEGAGGIGVPLYEGKENIYMTKDLINDCADCVISVLPSKLGAISDAIVHQDYVNHYVSASNFLIMNHYTNSYIEKDNQITIGKLTNKTVYTFEEHATYENFSEAFLQQLIGVKNELHTTT; encoded by the coding sequence ATGAGGATTTTTATTACAAGTACGAATACTGATGTAGGCAAAACCTATGTTACAAAGCATTTATACCATGCTATGAAAACACGTGGTCATCGTGTTTGTATTTTCAAACCTTTTCAAACTGAAGAGTTGCCGGATGGGACGTTTCCAGATTTAGAAGTGTTTAAAAATGAATGTGATTTAAGCTATGACATAACGTCACTCTATACTTTTAAGCAACCTGTATCACCACACCTTGCATTTAAAATGGCAGATCAAATTTTTCTAAATAAGCAGCGTGTATTAGATAAGGTGAAAGTTTTAGATAAGGAATTTGATATTGTCTTAATCGAAGGTGCAGGAGGTATAGGCGTTCCACTATACGAAGGCAAAGAAAACATCTATATGACCAAAGATTTAATTAATGATTGTGCAGATTGTGTCATCAGTGTGTTGCCATCAAAATTAGGTGCTATTAGCGATGCCATTGTTCACCAAGATTATGTTAATCATTATGTATCGGCGAGTAACTTTTTAATTATGAATCACTATACAAACAGCTATATTGAAAAAGACAATCAAATTACGATTGGAAAATTAACAAATAAAACAGTCTATACATTTGAAGAACATGCCACGTATGAAAATTTCTCAGAAGCATTTTTACAACAATTAATAGGAGTTAAAAATGAATTACACACAACAACTTAA
- the bioB gene encoding biotin synthase BioB, producing the protein MNLAKRILQGEQLTKDAVLKLYEDKNIDTLDLLNEAYILRKHYFGKKVKLNMILNAKSGICPENCGYCGQSRDIKQKQRYALIPEEQIIDGAKVAHDNHIGTYCIVMSGRGPSDKEVDHISNTVRTIKSQHPQLKICACLGLTNDEQAKKLKSAGVDRYNHNINTSENYHDNVVTTHSYKDRTDTIELMKANNISPCSGVICGMGESNQDIVDMAYALKEMDADSIPINFLHPIKGTKFGSMDDLTPMKCLRIVALFRLINPTKEIRIAGGREVNLRSLQPLALKAANSIFVGDYLITGGQPNQLDYDMINDLGFEIDYGTCENKENKNDVSRAN; encoded by the coding sequence ATGAATTTGGCTAAACGCATATTACAAGGGGAACAATTAACAAAAGACGCAGTATTAAAACTTTATGAAGATAAGAACATTGACACATTAGATTTATTAAATGAAGCGTATATTTTAAGAAAACATTATTTTGGTAAAAAAGTGAAATTGAATATGATATTAAATGCCAAAAGTGGGATATGTCCTGAGAATTGTGGGTACTGTGGACAATCAAGAGATATTAAACAAAAACAGCGATATGCTTTAATTCCAGAAGAACAAATTATCGATGGTGCAAAGGTGGCGCATGATAATCATATTGGAACATATTGTATTGTTATGAGTGGTAGAGGACCAAGCGATAAAGAAGTTGATCATATTAGTAACACTGTAAGAACGATTAAATCTCAACACCCGCAACTGAAAATATGTGCATGTTTAGGATTAACGAATGACGAACAAGCTAAGAAACTTAAGTCAGCTGGTGTAGACAGATATAACCACAATATTAATACAAGTGAAAATTACCATGATAACGTCGTGACAACGCATAGTTATAAAGATAGAACAGATACGATAGAACTGATGAAAGCAAATAATATCTCACCATGTTCTGGCGTGATTTGTGGTATGGGAGAATCTAATCAAGATATTGTTGATATGGCGTATGCTTTAAAAGAAATGGATGCAGATAGTATTCCGATTAACTTTTTACATCCAATTAAAGGTACAAAGTTTGGAAGTATGGATGATTTAACACCAATGAAATGTTTAAGAATCGTAGCATTATTCCGATTAATTAATCCTACGAAAGAGATTCGTATTGCTGGAGGTAGAGAGGTGAATTTACGTTCGTTACAACCTTTAGCATTAAAAGCAGCGAATTCAATATTTGTCGGCGATTATCTAATTACTGGTGGGCAACCGAATCAATTAGACTACGATATGATAAATGATTTAGGCTTTGAAATTGATTATGGCACTTGTGAAAATAAGGAAAACAAGAATGATGTTTCAAGAGCAAATTGA
- a CDS encoding pyridoxal phosphate-dependent aminotransferase family protein, which translates to MMFQEQIDLLQQKGLYRSLKSVGYIDRQYIEVENKRCTNYTSNDYLGLGQIAFDQVDFESFLRKYSYHLSSSRLISGSSVAYEEIESMLAGWLGYSACTIFNNGYDANLALFNIFKNKNCVVFSDQENHASIIDGIKLSSLEKVIYKHLDIADLEKRLAQFANQNIQKIIISDSVFSTNGDVADIEQLVWLKRKYKAILILDVSHSLGLEDISNYREVDILTSSLSKACGAYGGVILSPNDVKDMLVNHGRPLIYSSSLPIYNLYFIKRNVEKLINADDRRAKLNNLSEYFNQKLKARNVNYNSSNSPIKFIEFDDLEAAQNIHQTLLKHHLFTSYLRYPTVTKPMLRISLSYFHTKQDVDRLFEILHQEV; encoded by the coding sequence ATGATGTTTCAAGAGCAAATTGATTTATTACAACAGAAAGGGTTATATCGGTCGCTTAAATCGGTAGGGTATATAGATAGACAGTATATTGAAGTAGAAAATAAGCGATGTACGAACTATACATCTAATGATTATTTAGGATTAGGTCAAATAGCCTTTGATCAAGTCGATTTCGAAAGTTTTTTGCGGAAATATAGTTATCACTTATCAAGTTCAAGATTGATTAGTGGAAGTTCGGTAGCTTATGAAGAGATTGAATCTATGTTAGCAGGTTGGCTCGGATATAGTGCGTGCACGATTTTTAATAATGGTTATGATGCGAATTTGGCGTTGTTTAATATTTTCAAAAATAAAAATTGTGTCGTGTTTTCAGATCAAGAAAATCATGCGAGTATTATTGACGGTATTAAGTTAAGTAGTTTAGAAAAAGTGATATATAAGCATTTAGATATTGCTGATTTAGAAAAAAGGTTAGCTCAATTTGCAAATCAAAATATACAAAAAATAATCATATCTGATAGTGTATTTTCAACGAATGGTGATGTTGCTGATATTGAGCAATTAGTATGGTTAAAGCGCAAATATAAGGCAATATTGATACTTGATGTTTCGCATAGTTTGGGATTAGAAGATATCTCAAATTATAGGGAAGTTGATATATTGACTTCAAGTTTGTCGAAAGCATGTGGTGCGTATGGTGGTGTGATTCTTAGTCCAAATGATGTGAAGGATATGTTAGTAAATCACGGTAGACCACTCATCTACTCAAGTAGTTTGCCAATTTATAATCTGTATTTTATAAAAAGAAATGTTGAGAAGTTAATAAATGCTGATGATAGACGCGCTAAATTAAATAATTTGAGTGAATATTTTAACCAAAAGTTAAAAGCACGTAACGTTAATTATAATAGTTCAAACTCGCCGATTAAGTTTATTGAGTTTGATGACTTAGAAGCGGCACAGAACATTCATCAAACATTATTAAAGCATCATCTATTTACTAGTTATTTAAGGTATCCAACTGTTACGAAGCCAATGTTAAGAATATCATTATCGTATTTTCATACTAAACAAGATGTAGATAGGTTGTTTGAAATTTTGCATCAAGAAGTTTGA
- a CDS encoding ABC transporter ATP-binding protein/permease, with translation MFQITFKILNWIRPYKARMILGFSMSFLNAIFIALPIFLAAKIFNNVLSHKPIYMKDILSVVIIMVLLVIGRFITAYFKSRSHESIAYEMSAKERLDIGDKLKNVRLGYFNSHHSNELTTIVTTDLTFLENFAMKMVDVVVNGYILITVLILSLLVVSWQVSLLACIGVLLSFFAIQLLERKSRQNAPAYHNVQNQLVEKVLEVIRGIQVIKSFAKENTSLKSFNQAVNESKRINTKIEMQYIPFNLLHLLSLKVVSIMIVLVACLLYMNHSIDLPTLIMISIFSFVIFDSVENINSAAHVLEMIDMTIDDIEKIKNAPELDENGKKLTIKNENIAFQNVNFSYDDKQVIKNVNFEIPTQTSTAIIGPSGSGKSTLCYLLLRFYDIDDGNIRIDGVDIKDMTLSTLMSKISAVFQKVYLFNDTIENNILFGNPDATKEEIIRAAKQACCHDFIMSLPEGYQTMLNEKGSNLSGGEKQRISIARAILKDAPIIILDEATASIDPENEQLIQTAINELSKGKTVITIAHKLETIKNADQIIVLNEGEIIQKGSHDELIRKPGMYQDFIRIKSKSAGWKL, from the coding sequence ATGTTTCAAATTACATTTAAAATTTTAAACTGGATAAGACCATATAAAGCAAGAATGATTTTAGGATTTAGCATGTCATTTTTAAATGCTATTTTTATTGCGTTACCGATCTTTTTAGCTGCAAAAATATTTAATAATGTGCTATCTCATAAACCTATTTATATGAAAGATATATTGAGTGTTGTAATTATCATGGTTTTATTAGTGATTGGACGATTTATTACAGCATATTTCAAAAGCAGAAGCCATGAGAGTATTGCTTATGAAATGAGTGCGAAAGAACGCTTAGATATAGGGGATAAATTGAAAAATGTAAGGCTAGGTTACTTTAATTCGCATCATTCAAATGAGTTAACAACAATAGTAACAACTGATTTAACCTTTTTAGAAAACTTTGCTATGAAAATGGTGGACGTTGTTGTTAATGGATACATATTAATTACAGTACTCATATTGTCTCTACTTGTAGTTTCGTGGCAAGTATCATTATTAGCATGCATTGGCGTATTACTATCATTTTTTGCGATTCAATTATTAGAAAGAAAGAGCCGACAAAATGCGCCAGCGTATCATAATGTACAAAACCAATTAGTGGAAAAGGTATTGGAGGTTATTCGTGGTATTCAAGTAATAAAATCATTCGCGAAAGAAAATACGAGTCTTAAAAGTTTTAACCAAGCAGTCAATGAAAGTAAACGTATAAATACAAAAATAGAAATGCAATATATCCCATTCAATTTATTGCATTTACTTAGTTTAAAAGTTGTTTCAATAATGATTGTATTAGTTGCATGCTTATTGTATATGAATCATAGTATTGATTTACCTACCCTTATTATGATTTCAATTTTTTCATTTGTGATATTTGATAGTGTTGAAAACATTAATAGTGCAGCACACGTACTTGAAATGATAGATATGACGATAGATGATATTGAAAAGATAAAAAATGCTCCAGAATTGGATGAGAATGGAAAAAAATTAACGATTAAAAATGAAAATATCGCTTTTCAAAACGTGAATTTTTCATATGATGATAAACAAGTGATAAAGAATGTGAATTTTGAGATACCTACACAAACATCAACAGCGATAATTGGACCTTCAGGAAGTGGGAAATCTACATTGTGTTACTTACTCTTACGCTTTTATGATATCGATGATGGAAATATTCGCATCGATGGTGTTGATATTAAAGATATGACATTAAGTACGTTAATGTCGAAAATTAGTGCAGTATTTCAAAAGGTGTATTTATTTAATGATACGATTGAAAATAACATATTATTTGGCAATCCAGATGCAACGAAAGAAGAAATTATTCGTGCAGCGAAGCAAGCATGTTGTCACGACTTCATCATGTCATTACCTGAGGGATATCAAACAATGCTAAATGAAAAAGGCAGTAATTTATCTGGAGGAGAAAAGCAGAGGATATCTATTGCTAGGGCGATATTAAAAGATGCACCAATAATTATTTTAGATGAAGCAACTGCAAGTATTGACCCTGAAAATGAACAGCTGATTCAAACGGCAATTAATGAATTAAGTAAAGGCAAAACAGTAATTACAATTGCACATAAACTTGAAACAATTAAAAATGCAGATCAGATTATAGTGCTCAATGAAGGTGAAATAATTCAAAAAGGTAGTCATGACGAATTAATTCGAAAACCAGGAATGTATCAAGACTTTATAAGAATAAAAAGTAAGTCAGCAGGATGGAAATTATAA
- a CDS encoding ABC transporter ATP-binding protein/permease, which yields MNNQTNWIKILSGFASDSKWKIMLSILLSIISVFSGLVPYWAVFKIILMMINNTYTINSIMVYIFIALIAYISQVCCFGASTMLSHITAYEILSEIRKRLAQKLMRLPLGVVESKKIGELKNIFVDKVETIELPLAHMIPEVIGNLLLSAAIFLYIMLIDWRMASALLVTIPISIFAFKKVMSGFNETYAEQMKSNHYMNSAIVEFIEGIEVIKTFNQSQSSYKKYKDAVDNYKIHTLNWFKNTWGYMNLGASVLPSTFLGILPVGMYLISINQLNYAEFFLCIVLSLGVVAPIKNFTNYVNHLKSIQYALTEVNQILSLEELVLSTKFKKPQHYEIAFNNVGFSYNKNKDDLVFKHLSFTVPENNFTAIVGASGSGKSTIAKLISRYWDVTSGEITIGGINIKDIESKQLNDLVGFVGQDNFLLNLTFKENIKLGNPEASDEAVEKAAKLAQCHEFIEKLPDGYDTNVGTVGDKLSGGERQRVTIARMILKDAPIIVLDEATAYVDPDNEQKIQEALNVLTQDKTLIVIAHRLSTIQHADQIIVLGKQQILEKGSHHLLLKLNGNYKKMWDTHMHTKDWGINTGHN from the coding sequence ATGAACAATCAGACAAATTGGATAAAGATACTCAGTGGATTTGCTTCTGATAGTAAATGGAAAATTATGTTATCAATTTTGTTGTCTATCATCAGTGTCTTTTCTGGATTAGTTCCTTATTGGGCAGTATTTAAAATTATTTTAATGATGATTAACAATACATATACGATTAATTCGATTATGGTTTATATCTTTATTGCTTTAATCGCTTATATTTCACAAGTGTGTTGTTTTGGAGCGTCAACGATGCTATCACATATTACGGCATATGAAATTTTATCTGAAATTCGTAAAAGATTAGCTCAAAAATTAATGCGTCTCCCTTTAGGTGTAGTGGAATCTAAGAAAATAGGTGAATTAAAAAATATATTTGTCGATAAGGTTGAAACAATAGAATTACCTTTAGCACATATGATTCCTGAAGTTATAGGAAACTTACTTTTGTCAGCTGCTATCTTTTTATACATAATGCTCATTGATTGGCGTATGGCTAGTGCCTTATTAGTAACGATACCAATTTCAATTTTCGCTTTTAAAAAAGTTATGTCTGGATTTAATGAGACATATGCTGAACAAATGAAATCGAATCATTATATGAATAGTGCGATTGTAGAGTTTATCGAAGGCATTGAAGTGATTAAAACATTTAATCAATCTCAAAGTTCATATAAAAAATATAAAGATGCAGTAGATAATTATAAAATTCACACTTTGAATTGGTTTAAAAATACATGGGGGTATATGAATTTAGGAGCTAGTGTATTACCTTCAACATTTTTAGGTATTTTACCGGTCGGCATGTATTTGATATCTATCAACCAATTAAACTATGCAGAATTTTTCCTATGTATCGTATTATCTTTAGGTGTAGTAGCACCGATTAAGAATTTTACTAATTATGTAAATCATTTAAAGTCCATACAATACGCATTGACTGAAGTGAATCAAATATTAAGTCTAGAAGAGTTAGTATTGTCAACAAAATTTAAGAAGCCTCAACATTATGAAATTGCTTTTAATAATGTTGGATTTTCATATAACAAGAATAAGGACGATCTGGTCTTTAAGCATTTATCATTTACAGTACCAGAAAATAATTTCACAGCAATCGTCGGGGCATCTGGTAGCGGTAAGTCAACCATTGCCAAGCTTATATCACGATACTGGGATGTGACTTCAGGTGAAATTACGATTGGCGGTATAAATATAAAAGATATTGAATCGAAACAACTTAACGATTTAGTTGGTTTTGTTGGACAAGATAATTTTTTATTAAATCTTACTTTTAAAGAAAATATTAAACTTGGCAATCCAGAAGCTAGTGATGAGGCGGTTGAAAAAGCTGCCAAGTTAGCACAATGTCATGAATTTATTGAAAAGTTGCCGGATGGATATGATACGAATGTTGGTACAGTGGGAGATAAATTGTCTGGTGGTGAAAGACAACGTGTCACTATTGCAAGAATGATATTAAAAGATGCGCCAATCATTGTATTAGATGAAGCGACTGCTTACGTTGATCCAGACAACGAACAAAAAATTCAAGAAGCATTAAATGTGTTGACGCAGGATAAAACATTGATTGTTATTGCACATCGGTTATCTACGATTCAACATGCAGATCAAATTATTGTTTTAGGTAAACAACAAATTTTAGAAAAAGGGTCACATCACTTATTGCTAAAATTAAACGGTAATTATAAGAAAATGTGGGATACGCACATGCATACAAAAGATTGGGGAATCAATACTGGACATAATTAA
- a CDS encoding 6-carboxyhexanoate--CoA ligase encodes MYSIKMRASNQDVHISGAETICELENIERTIQKFYNKGFFHENGQPDFLNIKIQKITTPIKQIKALSIIENDKANLQNLILACGITEQALNRGMRYIKNETVYTGAIILSATSGKRLDSFGQRGIRATHFSFKDINCKANLTERVKDALAIASCINAHSYVKGELCVSDDLTYTTGYFASAKMGYHRLFDIKPINTRYGGRIIFVDYSIDLDHYISFLESTPKQVIYETV; translated from the coding sequence ATTTATAGTATAAAAATGCGTGCTAGCAACCAAGATGTGCACATTAGTGGTGCTGAAACGATATGCGAACTTGAAAACATAGAACGGACTATTCAAAAATTTTATAATAAAGGATTTTTTCACGAAAATGGCCAGCCAGATTTTCTAAATATAAAGATTCAAAAAATAACGACACCTATTAAGCAAATAAAAGCTTTGTCTATTATTGAAAATGATAAAGCGAATCTCCAAAATTTAATACTGGCATGTGGTATTACTGAACAAGCGCTAAATCGAGGGATGAGATATATTAAAAATGAAACGGTTTATACAGGCGCTATTATTCTATCTGCTACTTCTGGTAAACGTTTAGATTCATTTGGACAAAGGGGGATTAGGGCAACGCACTTTTCGTTTAAAGATATAAATTGCAAAGCGAACTTAACTGAAAGAGTGAAGGATGCCTTAGCAATTGCAAGTTGTATCAATGCGCATTCGTATGTCAAAGGAGAACTTTGTGTGTCTGATGACTTAACGTATACAACAGGATATTTTGCGTCTGCTAAAATGGGCTACCATCGATTATTTGATATTAAACCTATTAACACAAGATATGGAGGCAGAATAATATTTGTAGACTATAGTATTGATTTAGATCATTACATATCATTTTTAGAAAGCACACCGAAGCAAGTTATTTATGAAACGGTATAG